A single window of Methanobrevibacter arboriphilus JCM 13429 = DSM 1125 DNA harbors:
- the ade gene encoding adenine deaminase, with protein sequence MNPKRFNSIKANILDVFTNEIYTSEISIEDGYIVSVDPISNIENDDVKLDFDGILVPGFIDAHIHIESSLLTPSNFAKAVVPFGTTSVIADPHEIANVSGIEGVEFMIDDASKVPFDFYFSAPSCVPATSFETNGACLDSLAIEELLKMEGVVSLGEVMNFVGVINNDKNVIDKLKVAKKYNKPVDGHAPLLSGADLEKYVNVYLDDDFDNKNLIMGPQTDHESISFDEAIEKKKLGMKIMVREGSSAKNMEALFNIKDRIGLCSNQDFFGAVSVDDFGEILKNPIFDFLVTDDKEPNDLKEGHLNVLIKKAISFGIDPIEAIKMVTINPAKHYNLNSGAIEVGRKANFCLINNFDDFNIKKTIINGEIVAEEGVSFIKSQNPSFKNTFVLSEKNPNDFNVNVKLNSNNSIFYINTKVIEVIDGEIITKKIDKDLKVEKGIIKGNIEEDILKLAVVERYGNNNLSNAFIKGFNLKNGAIASSVAHDSHNIVVLGTESKYMAKAVNLISKNKGGLAIVYDDVEKILKLPIAGLMSDEDIGSVSKELNEINETIKNLGCTLESPFMTLSFVSLLVIPSLRLSDKGLFDVDEFSFVDLTNN encoded by the coding sequence ATGAATCCTAAAAGATTTAATTCAATAAAAGCAAACATTTTAGATGTTTTCACAAATGAAATTTATACTAGTGAAATATCTATAGAAGATGGCTATATTGTTAGTGTTGATCCTATTTCTAATATTGAAAATGATGATGTAAAACTTGATTTTGATGGAATTTTAGTTCCAGGTTTCATTGATGCTCATATTCATATTGAAAGTTCTCTTTTAACACCATCTAATTTTGCAAAAGCAGTTGTTCCTTTTGGAACTACTTCGGTTATAGCTGATCCTCATGAAATAGCTAATGTTTCTGGAATTGAAGGTGTTGAATTTATGATTGATGATGCATCTAAAGTTCCTTTTGATTTTTATTTTTCAGCTCCTTCTTGTGTTCCAGCTACTAGCTTTGAAACTAATGGGGCTTGTTTAGATAGTTTAGCTATTGAAGAACTTTTAAAAATGGAGGGGGTTGTATCTTTAGGGGAAGTTATGAACTTTGTTGGAGTTATTAATAATGATAAAAATGTTATTGATAAATTGAAGGTTGCCAAAAAGTATAATAAACCTGTTGATGGTCATGCTCCTTTATTGTCTGGAGCTGATTTAGAGAAATATGTTAATGTTTATTTAGATGATGATTTTGATAATAAAAATCTAATTATGGGTCCCCAGACTGATCATGAATCTATAAGTTTTGATGAAGCTATTGAGAAAAAGAAACTTGGTATGAAAATTATGGTAAGAGAAGGTTCCTCTGCTAAAAATATGGAAGCTCTTTTTAATATAAAAGATAGAATTGGTCTTTGTTCAAATCAAGATTTTTTTGGAGCAGTTTCAGTTGATGATTTTGGGGAAATTTTGAAAAACCCAATCTTTGATTTTTTAGTTACTGATGATAAGGAGCCAAATGACTTAAAAGAAGGACATTTAAATGTTCTTATAAAAAAAGCAATTTCTTTTGGAATTGATCCTATAGAAGCTATTAAAATGGTGACAATTAATCCTGCTAAACATTATAATCTTAATTCAGGCGCAATTGAAGTTGGAAGAAAAGCTAATTTTTGTTTAATCAATAATTTTGATGATTTCAATATTAAAAAAACAATTATTAATGGAGAAATTGTAGCTGAAGAGGGAGTTTCTTTTATAAAATCTCAAAACCCATCTTTCAAAAATACTTTTGTATTAAGTGAGAAGAATCCTAATGATTTTAATGTTAATGTAAAGCTTAATTCTAATAATTCTATCTTCTATATTAACACAAAAGTAATTGAGGTTATTGATGGTGAAATTATCACTAAAAAAATTGATAAAGACCTCAAAGTTGAAAAAGGAATTATTAAAGGAAATATTGAAGAAGATATTCTAAAATTAGCTGTTGTTGAAAGATATGGGAATAATAATCTATCGAATGCATTTATTAAAGGATTTAATCTGAAAAATGGGGCTATAGCTTCAAGCGTTGCTCATGATTCTCATAATATTGTTGTTTTAGGAACAGAATCTAAATATATGGCAAAGGCTGTAAATTTAATTTCTAAAAATAAAGGAGGTTTAGCTATTGTTTATGATGATGTTGAAAAAATATTAAAACTTCCAATAGCTGGTCTTATGAGTGATGAAGACATTGGATCTGTTTCAAAAGAGCTTAATGAAATTAATGAAACAATTAAAAATTTAGGCTGTACACTAGAATCTCCTTTTATGACATTATCTTTTGTATCTCTTTTGGTTATTCCTAGCTTAAGATTAAGTGATAAAGGCTTATTTGATGTGGATGAATTTTCTTTTGTTGATTTGACTAATAATTAA
- the pyrI gene encoding aspartate carbamoyltransferase regulatory subunit encodes MKKPEMKVEPIKNGTVIDHITANKSLHVLKILGLPNEDINVTVAMNVSSGKAGRKDIVKIEKRELDSSELDQIALLAPEATINIIRDYKVVEKDKVRFMKELKSIIRCNNPNCITNANEPIESRFHLIKTSPILLRCHYCERLIDAEEIDKQF; translated from the coding sequence ATGAAAAAACCTGAAATGAAAGTAGAGCCAATTAAAAATGGGACTGTTATTGATCATATTACAGCTAATAAATCTCTCCATGTTTTGAAAATTTTAGGGCTTCCTAATGAGGATATTAATGTTACAGTAGCTATGAATGTTTCTTCTGGTAAAGCTGGAAGAAAAGATATAGTAAAAATAGAAAAAAGAGAACTTGATTCTTCAGAACTTGATCAAATTGCTTTACTTGCTCCTGAAGCTACCATAAATATAATAAGGGATTACAAAGTGGTTGAAAAGGATAAAGTCCGTTTTATGAAAGAATTAAAATCAATCATTCGATGCAACAATCCTAATTGTATTACAAATGCTAATGAGCCAATTGAATCTAGATTTCATTTGATAAAAACTTCACCAATACTTTTAAGATGTCATTATTGTGAACGATTGATCGATGCTGAAGAAATAGATAAACAGTTTTAA
- a CDS encoding succinylglutamate desuccinylase/aspartoacylase domain-containing protein: MKNIKINNNFKRIFIVLIILSIFLIGIQAASAATPTVTVEKWGTGGDVTKNSLIKKNIPKSEITTKVIKAAKKGTPVVKFGNGKGKKTLIVSGVHGSELSSQVASMKLINYLSKKKNIKGTIYVIPFVAPKATAKNQRFYNGKNLNSIANKKGSITNKIMLFAKKNKIDAVGDFHCTMPGGNPGKNIIMGTKVPTLKSARMAIGISRLIKQPYRNYLIAGKEYPGALEDVLNLRGIPAVTCEVKTPHGKIASGSITASLRQMLGFLRYNKIIT, from the coding sequence ATGAAAAATATTAAAATTAATAATAATTTTAAAAGGATATTTATAGTATTAATAATATTATCAATTTTTTTAATTGGAATACAGGCAGCATCAGCAGCTACACCTACAGTTACAGTTGAAAAATGGGGTACTGGAGGAGATGTTACAAAAAACAGCTTAATAAAAAAGAATATTCCAAAATCAGAGATTACAACAAAAGTTATTAAAGCTGCAAAAAAAGGAACACCAGTAGTTAAATTTGGAAATGGCAAAGGTAAAAAAACGCTTATTGTTTCAGGAGTTCATGGAAGTGAACTTTCATCACAGGTTGCGTCAATGAAGCTTATAAATTATCTAAGTAAAAAGAAAAATATAAAAGGTACAATATATGTTATACCATTCGTAGCTCCAAAAGCAACTGCCAAAAATCAAAGGTTCTACAATGGTAAAAATTTAAACTCTATAGCTAATAAAAAGGGTAGTATAACTAATAAGATAATGTTATTTGCAAAGAAAAATAAGATAGATGCTGTAGGAGATTTTCATTGTACAATGCCTGGAGGAAACCCTGGTAAAAATATAATAATGGGCACAAAAGTTCCAACATTGAAAAGTGCTAGAATGGCAATTGGAATTTCAAGATTAATAAAACAGCCTTATAGAAACTATCTTATAGCGGGTAAAGAATATCCAGGAGCTCTTGAAGATGTTTTAAATTTAAGAGGTATTCCCGCTGTTACTTGTGAGGTTAAAACTCCACATGGAAAAATAGCTTCAGGAAGTATAACTGCTTCCCTAAGACAGATGCTTGGATTTTTAAGGTATAATAAAATTATAACCTAA
- a CDS encoding GMC family oxidoreductase N-terminal domain-containing protein yields MVVIIGSGAGGGILAMELSKNDIPVTIIEKGPSINLNDAFRYYDPSDNKVDILKTSCTGGTTTVSAGNGVRVLEKELEDMGISIYEELNEVETLLSVHEMDDDHFGIGNRKFIETSKKLNLNPIKMPKFIKDEKCIPCGKCAFGCPRDAKWTSIEFINQAIENGAVFLDNTEVIEIIVEDNKVKGVIVKNKKNEEELIFSDIVISSAGAINTAKLLQKLGLPAGKKLFVDPFVTIGGIIKDIGFNKEVQMNSLIKGENYILAPHYASFIANELKKKDVEESDIFSIMVKIPDDSFGQIKDGKVIKENSEKDVRFIAEGSAVAGAILINSGVDPKSIISTNLRGAHPGGTAAIGEIVDLNLETKIKGLYVSDASVLPKAPGAPPILTILALSKKLSKHLISKLKH; encoded by the coding sequence ATGGTTGTTATTATTGGATCTGGAGCAGGTGGTGGAATACTAGCTATGGAACTATCGAAAAATGATATTCCAGTGACGATAATCGAAAAAGGTCCCAGCATAAATTTAAATGATGCTTTTAGATATTATGATCCTTCTGATAACAAAGTTGATATTTTAAAAACAAGCTGTACAGGAGGAACAACAACAGTTTCTGCAGGAAATGGTGTTAGGGTTCTTGAAAAAGAATTAGAAGATATGGGAATTTCAATATATGAAGAATTAAATGAGGTAGAAACATTATTATCAGTTCATGAAATGGATGATGATCATTTTGGAATAGGTAATAGGAAATTTATTGAAACATCAAAAAAACTTAATCTAAACCCTATAAAAATGCCGAAATTTATTAAAGATGAAAAATGCATACCTTGTGGTAAATGTGCATTTGGTTGCCCTAGAGATGCAAAATGGACATCAATAGAATTTATAAATCAGGCAATTGAAAATGGTGCTGTTTTTCTAGATAATACTGAGGTTATAGAAATAATTGTAGAAGATAATAAAGTCAAAGGAGTTATTGTTAAAAATAAAAAAAATGAAGAAGAATTAATCTTCTCAGATATAGTCATATCATCTGCTGGAGCTATAAATACAGCTAAATTACTTCAAAAATTAGGTTTACCTGCTGGGAAAAAATTATTTGTGGATCCTTTTGTAACGATAGGAGGGATAATTAAAGATATTGGATTTAATAAAGAAGTTCAGATGAATAGCCTCATAAAAGGAGAAAATTACATTCTTGCACCACATTATGCAAGTTTTATTGCAAATGAACTTAAAAAGAAAGACGTTGAAGAGTCTGATATTTTTAGTATTATGGTTAAAATCCCTGATGATAGTTTTGGGCAGATAAAGGATGGTAAAGTGATTAAAGAAAACTCTGAAAAAGATGTTAGATTTATAGCTGAAGGTTCAGCTGTTGCAGGGGCTATTTTAATAAATTCAGGAGTTGATCCTAAATCTATCATTTCAACAAATCTTAGAGGAGCTCATCCAGGAGGAACAGCAGCTATTGGAGAAATCGTTGATTTGAATCTTGAAACAAAGATTAAAGGATTATATGTTAGTGATGCCAGTGTTTTACCAAAAGCACCAGGAGCACCACCAATTTTAACTATATTAGCATTATCAAAAAAGCTTTCTAAACATTTAATATCAAAATTAAAGCATTAA
- a CDS encoding TldD/PmbA family protein — MEENLDYFIKTIDNITLKADYVDIKASKGNNTNIIMKDNKIQEVNTGIDIGARIRVLKNGAWGFAFTNDLNKLDEIAKTAIKLSNVLNGDVELAEAEIVEDNVKTPRKIPFSDVTIEDKKEIITDASKAATLGNVSSTTVSYSDSESKSVFVNSEGSSISMDETRVGLFLNAAASSGDIIQFGHGSIGGAKGFEALKDQDIEKFGRNIGEKANRLLKANTPPSGNFSIVADNELTGVFIHEALGHAVEADLILQNDSILKGKLNQKIGSDIVNIIDDASDMSGFGYYAYDGEGIKTKKNQLVKNGELVSLLSSRESASKLDMKSSGNARSIISEQPIVRMSNTYLEPGDMSFEELTEDISDGIYLKGSRGGQVDTGKGIFQFNAAESFKIENGEITDPLRDVSLSGNVLETLKNVDAIGSDFKLGIGFCGKSGQVAPVGDGGPHTKILNATVGGSS; from the coding sequence ATGGAAGAAAATTTAGATTATTTTATAAAAACTATTGATAATATTACTTTAAAAGCTGATTATGTTGATATAAAAGCTTCTAAAGGAAATAATACTAACATTATTATGAAAGATAATAAAATTCAGGAAGTTAATACTGGAATTGATATTGGGGCTAGAATCAGAGTTTTAAAAAATGGAGCATGGGGTTTTGCATTTACCAATGATTTGAATAAATTAGATGAAATAGCTAAAACTGCAATCAAATTATCAAATGTTCTCAATGGAGATGTAGAATTAGCTGAAGCTGAAATTGTTGAAGATAATGTTAAAACTCCTAGGAAAATTCCATTTAGTGATGTCACTATTGAAGATAAAAAAGAAATAATAACTGATGCAAGTAAAGCTGCAACTTTAGGCAATGTATCAAGTACTACTGTTAGCTATTCTGATAGTGAATCAAAGTCTGTATTTGTTAATAGTGAAGGTAGTTCTATTTCAATGGATGAAACTCGTGTAGGATTATTTTTGAATGCAGCTGCATCTTCTGGAGATATTATTCAATTTGGCCATGGTAGTATTGGTGGTGCAAAAGGATTTGAAGCTTTAAAGGATCAAGATATTGAAAAATTTGGTAGAAACATAGGTGAAAAAGCAAATAGGCTTTTAAAGGCTAATACTCCTCCTTCTGGTAATTTTTCTATAGTGGCTGATAATGAATTAACTGGAGTTTTTATACATGAAGCATTAGGTCATGCAGTTGAAGCTGATTTAATTCTTCAAAATGATTCTATATTAAAAGGTAAATTGAATCAGAAAATTGGTTCAGATATTGTAAACATTATTGATGATGCAAGTGATATGAGTGGTTTTGGTTATTATGCTTATGATGGAGAAGGGATTAAAACTAAGAAGAATCAGCTTGTAAAAAATGGTGAACTAGTATCTTTACTTAGTTCAAGAGAATCAGCATCAAAGTTAGATATGAAATCATCTGGAAATGCAAGATCAATAATCAGTGAACAACCTATAGTAAGAATGAGCAATACTTATTTAGAACCTGGAGATATGAGTTTTGAAGAGTTAACTGAAGATATTTCTGATGGAATATATCTTAAAGGTTCAAGAGGAGGACAAGTTGATACTGGAAAAGGAATTTTCCAATTCAATGCTGCTGAATCCTTTAAAATTGAAAATGGTGAAATTACTGACCCTCTTAGAGATGTTTCACTTTCAGGTAATGTATTGGAAACTTTAAAAAATGTTGATGCAATTGGTAGTGATTTTAAACTAGGAATTGGATTTTGTGGAAAATCTGGACAAGTTGCTCCAGTTGGTGATGGTGGTCCTCATACAAAAATTTTAAATGCTACAGTTGGAGGCAGTAGCTGA
- a CDS encoding TIGR00296 family protein, with protein MLSDDDGKYLIKIAKLAIENYLENGKKINVPEDCPEHLKEKLGVFVTLNRNKELRGCIGYPEPIAPLIDATIDVAISAAVNDPRFPKLTSEELKYIELEVTVLTKPELLEVSDPFNYSNEILIGRDGLIIEKGFNKGLLLPQVATEYNMDSETFLANTCIKAGLSSDCWNSKETKVYTFQGQIFKE; from the coding sequence ATGTTAAGTGATGATGATGGAAAATATTTAATAAAAATAGCTAAATTAGCTATTGAAAATTATTTAGAAAATGGAAAGAAAATTAATGTTCCGGAAGATTGTCCTGAACATTTAAAAGAAAAATTAGGGGTCTTTGTAACTTTAAATAGAAATAAAGAACTTCGAGGATGTATTGGATATCCTGAACCAATAGCTCCTCTTATAGATGCAACAATTGATGTAGCTATTTCTGCAGCTGTAAATGATCCAAGATTTCCTAAATTAACTAGTGAGGAATTGAAATATATAGAATTAGAAGTAACTGTTTTAACAAAACCAGAGCTTTTAGAGGTATCTGATCCTTTTAATTATTCTAATGAGATACTCATTGGTCGAGATGGATTAATAATTGAAAAAGGCTTTAATAAAGGTTTACTTTTACCACAAGTTGCAACTGAATACAATATGGATAGTGAGACTTTTTTAGCTAATACATGTATCAAAGCAGGTTTATCTTCAGATTGTTGGAATTCAAAGGAAACAAAAGTTTACACTTTTCAGGGGCAAATCTTCAAGGAATAA
- a CDS encoding NOG1 family protein: MMIPTIPTPDELLDKGFRRGKKAADLARTSKIPRHLKSKRIEETRVITACQVIKDRIKMILDRVPNIETLPEFYQDYIDITVGVDDMKKALGALNWSYGIITQLEKDYSSRIRRSSPEKASTLQKQAYGRIASVVNKIKKDLDFLDFAKANLRNMPTIDFEATTIVIAGFPNVGKSTLLRQITDATPEVANYPFTTKGIQIGHLERNWKKIQIIDTPGLLDRPILDMNEIELNAMVALEHLADAIFFIIDVSETCGFSIESQFNLSYEIKRIFDVPMVYLFNKIDIADVNKDTNDKSKFESDESESDISYLSSYLEETDDYLFISAYEGKGIEDIISKLSSVRKIERNKNEDMEFY; the protein is encoded by the coding sequence ATGATGATTCCAACTATTCCTACTCCTGATGAACTTTTAGATAAAGGATTTAGAAGAGGAAAAAAAGCAGCAGATTTAGCTAGGACTTCAAAAATTCCAAGACATTTGAAATCTAAAAGAATTGAGGAAACAAGAGTTATTACAGCTTGTCAAGTAATTAAAGATAGAATTAAGATGATTTTAGATAGGGTTCCTAATATTGAAACACTTCCTGAATTTTATCAAGATTATATTGATATTACTGTTGGTGTGGATGATATGAAAAAGGCACTTGGTGCTTTAAATTGGTCTTATGGTATTATAACTCAACTTGAAAAAGATTATTCCAGTAGAATTCGTAGATCTTCTCCTGAAAAAGCTTCAACACTTCAAAAACAAGCATATGGAAGAATTGCTTCTGTTGTTAATAAAATTAAAAAAGATCTTGATTTTTTAGATTTTGCCAAAGCTAATCTTAGAAACATGCCTACCATAGACTTTGAAGCTACTACAATTGTAATAGCTGGGTTTCCGAATGTAGGAAAATCTACTTTACTTCGTCAAATTACTGATGCTACTCCAGAGGTAGCTAACTACCCTTTCACAACTAAAGGGATCCAAATAGGACATCTTGAAAGAAATTGGAAAAAAATTCAGATTATTGATACTCCAGGGCTTCTTGATAGACCAATTTTAGATATGAATGAAATTGAACTAAATGCTATGGTGGCTCTTGAACATTTAGCTGATGCTATTTTCTTTATTATTGATGTTTCAGAAACTTGTGGTTTCTCTATAGAAAGTCAATTTAATCTTTCTTATGAAATTAAAAGGATTTTTGATGTTCCAATGGTTTATCTTTTTAATAAGATAGATATTGCTGATGTGAATAAAGATACTAATGATAAATCCAAATTTGAGTCAGATGAATCTGAGTCAGATATTAGCTATTTAAGTAGTTATTTAGAGGAAACTGATGATTATTTGTTTATCTCTGCTTATGAAGGTAAAGGTATTGAAGATATAATTTCTAAATTGTCTAGTGTAAGAAAAATAGAAAGAAATAAAAATGAAGATATGGAATTCTATTGA
- a CDS encoding Hsp20/alpha crystallin family protein, producing MSEKPKLDKEKYDEIAGKVDKHVEKGKNVAGRMANDFGKTMDDILVNLKSFQKDFDSKISEYKETVPSKIDLDLIDSADTFYVKVNLPGVEKDEIDVEIVDKDLTITAFFGDKSEEACDGDCQFLIKGRTYGPARRTISLPNKVKMDDSKAEFSNGVLFLELPKVEVKKLKMDIK from the coding sequence ATGTCTGAAAAACCTAAACTTGATAAAGAGAAGTATGATGAAATTGCAGGAAAAGTAGACAAACATGTAGAGAAAGGAAAAAATGTTGCTGGAAGAATGGCTAATGATTTTGGAAAAACAATGGATGATATTCTTGTAAATCTCAAATCCTTTCAAAAAGACTTTGATAGTAAAATAAGTGAATATAAAGAAACTGTTCCAAGCAAAATAGACCTTGATTTAATAGATTCTGCAGATACTTTTTATGTGAAAGTAAATCTTCCTGGAGTAGAAAAAGACGAGATTGATGTAGAAATTGTTGATAAAGATTTAACTATAACTGCTTTCTTCGGAGACAAATCTGAAGAAGCTTGTGATGGAGATTGTCAATTTTTAATTAAAGGAAGAACTTATGGTCCAGCCAGAAGAACTATTTCTTTACCAAATAAGGTAAAAATGGATGATTCAAAAGCAGAATTTAGCAATGGCGTTCTTTTCTTAGAACTTCCAAAAGTTGAAGTTAAAAAGTTAAAAATGGATATTAAATAG
- a CDS encoding SIS domain-containing protein, giving the protein MKYKMYSELFEQPDSIRKTFETELKNMEKIANKLSKVDRIYLVGCGSSLSTAYTAKDALEMVTNLNIDVFTGYEFYYNKKIDGENSAAIFTSQSGETADTLAALRRANELGLHTIAISNEKDSSMIKEAKYSVVTQCGREEAILGTKTYVTQLSTLYYILFSASDYEKTDELLKELKSIPDLMEKIIEDTEEENKKLAYKLKDEEIFYALGSGPNFGLAYKLAMTMLMEGALKHSCPLYSSEFRHGLIERAEKDVPIIILDSQYPSDEITQKAIDFCEKIGVKTLVYRMQDYSNINNLLSPFILVIPLEWFVFYLAHYNGEDPGSTRHIGKVRYE; this is encoded by the coding sequence ATGAAATACAAAATGTATAGTGAACTATTCGAACAACCTGATTCAATTAGAAAAACATTCGAAACAGAATTAAAAAATATGGAAAAAATAGCTAATAAGTTATCTAAAGTTGATCGTATTTATTTAGTTGGTTGTGGAAGTTCTTTATCAACAGCTTATACAGCAAAAGATGCTCTTGAAATGGTAACTAACTTAAATATCGATGTTTTTACAGGATATGAATTTTATTATAATAAAAAAATAGATGGGGAAAATTCAGCAGCTATATTTACATCTCAGTCTGGTGAAACAGCAGATACACTAGCCGCTCTTAGAAGAGCTAATGAATTAGGACTCCATACAATAGCCATATCTAATGAAAAAGATAGTTCAATGATAAAAGAAGCAAAATATTCAGTAGTTACACAGTGTGGAAGAGAAGAAGCTATTTTAGGGACCAAAACTTATGTTACTCAATTATCTACATTATATTACATATTATTTTCAGCTTCAGACTATGAAAAAACTGATGAACTTCTAAAAGAACTTAAATCAATCCCAGATCTAATGGAAAAGATTATTGAAGATACTGAAGAAGAAAATAAAAAATTAGCATATAAACTTAAAGATGAAGAAATATTCTATGCACTAGGTAGTGGTCCGAATTTTGGATTAGCTTATAAATTAGCTATGACAATGTTAATGGAAGGTGCTTTAAAACATTCTTGCCCATTATATTCATCAGAATTTAGACATGGATTAATAGAAAGGGCTGAAAAAGATGTTCCAATTATTATATTAGATTCACAATATCCATCAGATGAAATAACTCAAAAAGCAATTGATTTTTGTGAAAAAATAGGAGTTAAAACTTTAGTTTATAGAATGCAAGATTATTCTAATATAAATAATCTATTATCCCCATTTATACTCGTAATACCTCTTGAATGGTTTGTCTTTTACTTAGCACATTATAATGGTGAGGATCCTGGAAGTACTAGACATATAGGTAAAGTAAGATATGAATAA
- a CDS encoding DUF447 domain-containing protein yields MSIDLSSVGMKKGQQYETIITTMDSEGKKNGAPIGVICKDKYKVMCRIFKGSKTLDNIILNNEFIVNITLNPILFTLATIGNIPEDFFIDSNIENRDKNNNKEYRDKYRDKKSTYKNLPVLNDVDAYLICKVIDIKNAFKKSDPIKKSEAKVIIANVEDIILNNKCAKAANRGFYCLIESLVNFTRFDIVDSEKKDYFLDRFNESKRVVNKVGSSEEKKAIELLGETFKNKGYETD; encoded by the coding sequence ATGAGTATTGATTTAAGTTCTGTTGGAATGAAAAAAGGACAACAATATGAAACTATAATAACAACTATGGATAGTGAAGGTAAAAAAAATGGAGCTCCAATTGGTGTTATTTGTAAAGATAAATATAAAGTTATGTGTCGAATATTTAAAGGTAGTAAAACACTTGATAATATTATCTTAAACAATGAATTTATTGTTAATATAACTTTAAACCCTATTTTATTTACACTTGCAACAATTGGAAATATTCCTGAAGATTTTTTTATAGATTCTAATATTGAAAATAGGGATAAAAATAATAATAAAGAATATAGGGATAAATATAGGGATAAAAAAAGTACTTATAAAAATTTGCCTGTTTTAAATGATGTTGATGCTTATTTAATATGTAAAGTAATTGATATAAAAAATGCCTTTAAAAAAAGTGACCCTATAAAAAAATCAGAAGCAAAGGTTATAATTGCAAATGTTGAAGATATAATCTTAAATAATAAATGCGCAAAAGCTGCTAATAGAGGTTTTTATTGTTTAATTGAATCTTTAGTGAATTTTACTAGGTTTGATATAGTTGATAGTGAGAAAAAAGATTATTTTTTAGATAGATTTAATGAATCAAAAAGAGTTGTTAATAAAGTGGGAAGTAGTGAAGAAAAAAAAGCTATTGAATTACTTGGAGAAACTTTTAAAAATAAAGGATATGAAACTGATTAG